A window of Brevibacterium ihuae contains these coding sequences:
- a CDS encoding ExeM/NucH family extracellular endonuclease, translating into MRILRLSSRTGPVSVLAATAALSLAALPGLTPVLAAAPTEISEIAYAGGDDTDFIEIKGAPGTDLGGFVVGSVSRGGSPQTAGHWTTLPAGTAVDDSGTAVVRLPITNSVNSGAAADGSYGSSVFLIDPAGTLVDFDQIGGVVGGRGVTAGTGAAVPEALRGETATPTGATAPRGGSIFWDGTTWTAGDPTPGALPGAAPTPDPTDPTPDPTDPADITAIADIQGTGAASPLDGQTVTTRGVVTAVYPTGGLNGYYIQTEGTGGDEHALDGASHGIFVYSRDTAGQVQTGDFVELTGRVSEYYEQTQLTVAAGGFRPVAEAAAAPKPYAGEFPDGDEARESLEGMLLQPSGPVTVTDNYGTNRYGEVGLVNGTDTLRQPTDVHRPGTPEAQELAAANAERGYVLDDGATVDYTRGATETPVPYLGGDVPVRVGAPAAFTSPVVLGYGFDAWRMQPLTHLTGENAESTLPVTVENTREDAPREVGGDVTVASFNVLNYFVSLGEDESGCRYYADREGNPTTANNCDVRGAYDRASFDRQWPKIVSAINTLDASVVSLEEIENSARFGKDRDAALQDLVTRLNEAAGMEKWAYAESPAQLPENGEDAIRTAFIYQPAEVAPVGDSVLLDDTAFDNARAPLAQAFAPVSDDSAAGDDAAGARAQQAAADDEATFVTIANHFKSKGSGSGPGNEDSGDGQGASNADRVAQARALVTFADEQEAAHGTERTFLLGDFNAYTEEDPMQVFYEAGYRNIGKEMTEESTYLFGGLTGSLDHVLATEPLFAAATGADIWNINSVESIGLEYSRYNANITDLYETGPFRSSDHDPLIVGVDLVEDDEAPGEDPSEDPTDGPSDDPTEGPGGDDPSAEPTPSDTPGGDPAPSDEPGDRPTDDGRGDDGTDGGDDGRGDRGQDDDGQGGDDRDDDTAGSGERGSDRDGGSLPRTGSELGGLAIGAALLAIGGLTLLISRRRRG; encoded by the coding sequence ATGCGCATTCTCAGACTCTCGAGCAGGACGGGACCGGTGAGCGTCCTCGCCGCGACCGCCGCCCTCTCCCTCGCCGCACTCCCCGGCCTCACCCCGGTCCTCGCCGCCGCTCCGACAGAGATCTCGGAGATCGCCTACGCCGGCGGCGACGACACCGACTTCATCGAGATCAAGGGTGCGCCGGGCACCGACCTGGGCGGCTTCGTCGTCGGCTCGGTGAGCCGCGGCGGCTCCCCGCAGACCGCCGGTCACTGGACCACCCTGCCCGCAGGCACCGCGGTGGACGACTCCGGCACCGCAGTCGTGCGGCTGCCGATCACCAACTCGGTGAACTCCGGCGCCGCGGCGGACGGCAGCTACGGCTCCTCGGTCTTCCTCATCGACCCGGCCGGCACTCTCGTCGACTTCGATCAGATCGGCGGCGTGGTCGGCGGCCGCGGTGTCACCGCCGGGACCGGTGCCGCGGTGCCCGAGGCGCTGCGCGGCGAGACCGCCACGCCCACCGGGGCGACCGCTCCGCGCGGCGGGTCGATCTTCTGGGACGGCACTACCTGGACCGCCGGCGACCCCACCCCGGGCGCGCTCCCCGGCGCTGCGCCGACACCGGACCCCACGGATCCGACCCCGGATCCCACCGACCCCGCCGACATCACCGCGATCGCCGACATCCAGGGCACCGGCGCGGCGAGCCCGCTCGACGGGCAGACGGTGACCACCCGCGGCGTCGTCACCGCCGTCTACCCGACCGGCGGCCTGAACGGGTACTACATCCAGACCGAGGGCACCGGCGGGGACGAGCACGCACTCGACGGCGCCTCGCACGGGATCTTCGTCTACTCCCGCGACACCGCCGGCCAGGTGCAGACCGGCGACTTCGTCGAGCTCACCGGGCGGGTCTCCGAGTACTACGAGCAGACCCAGCTCACCGTCGCCGCCGGCGGCTTCCGGCCGGTCGCCGAGGCGGCCGCGGCACCCAAGCCCTACGCCGGGGAGTTCCCCGACGGGGACGAGGCGCGCGAGTCTCTCGAGGGCATGCTCCTGCAGCCGTCCGGTCCCGTCACGGTGACCGACAACTACGGCACGAACCGCTACGGCGAGGTCGGTCTGGTCAACGGCACCGACACCCTCCGCCAGCCCACCGACGTCCACCGTCCCGGCACGCCCGAGGCCCAAGAGCTCGCCGCCGCGAACGCCGAGCGCGGCTATGTGCTCGACGACGGCGCGACGGTCGACTACACCCGCGGCGCGACGGAGACCCCGGTCCCCTACCTGGGCGGCGACGTCCCGGTCCGTGTCGGCGCACCGGCGGCGTTCACCTCGCCGGTGGTGCTCGGCTACGGCTTCGATGCCTGGCGGATGCAGCCGCTCACCCACCTCACCGGTGAGAATGCGGAGAGCACCCTGCCGGTGACGGTGGAGAACACCCGCGAGGACGCCCCCCGGGAGGTCGGCGGGGACGTCACCGTCGCGAGCTTCAACGTCCTCAACTACTTCGTCTCGCTCGGCGAGGACGAGTCGGGCTGCCGGTACTACGCCGACCGCGAGGGCAACCCGACGACGGCGAACAACTGCGATGTGCGCGGCGCCTACGACCGGGCGAGCTTCGACCGGCAGTGGCCCAAGATCGTGTCGGCGATCAACACGCTCGACGCCTCGGTGGTCTCGCTCGAGGAGATCGAGAACTCCGCGCGCTTCGGCAAGGACCGCGACGCCGCGCTCCAGGACCTCGTGACCCGGCTCAACGAGGCCGCAGGCATGGAGAAGTGGGCATACGCCGAATCGCCGGCGCAGCTGCCGGAGAACGGCGAGGACGCGATCCGCACCGCGTTCATCTACCAGCCCGCTGAGGTCGCGCCCGTGGGCGATTCCGTGCTCCTCGACGACACGGCGTTCGACAACGCACGCGCCCCGCTCGCACAGGCCTTCGCCCCGGTCTCCGATGACTCGGCCGCGGGTGACGACGCAGCCGGCGCCCGCGCACAGCAGGCCGCGGCGGACGACGAGGCGACCTTCGTGACGATCGCCAACCACTTCAAGTCGAAGGGTTCCGGCTCGGGGCCCGGCAACGAGGATTCCGGTGACGGGCAGGGCGCTTCGAACGCGGACCGGGTCGCACAGGCCCGGGCGCTCGTGACCTTCGCCGACGAGCAGGAGGCCGCGCACGGCACCGAGCGCACGTTCCTGCTCGGGGACTTCAACGCCTACACCGAAGAGGACCCCATGCAGGTGTTCTACGAGGCCGGGTACCGGAACATCGGCAAGGAGATGACCGAGGAGTCGACGTACTTGTTCGGCGGCCTCACCGGCAGCCTCGACCACGTGCTGGCCACCGAGCCGCTGTTCGCGGCCGCGACCGGTGCGGACATCTGGAACATCAACTCCGTCGAGTCGATCGGGCTCGAGTACAGCCGCTACAACGCGAACATCACCGACCTGTACGAGACCGGCCCGTTCCGCTCATCCGACCACGACCCACTGATCGTGGGGGTGGACCTGGTGGAGGACGACGAGGCACCCGGTGAGGACCCGAGCGAGGACCCGACCGACGGTCCGAGCGACGACCCGACCGAGGGGCCCGGCGGCGATGACCCGTCCGCGGAGCCGACCCCCTCGGACACTCCCGGCGGCGACCCGGCTCCGAGCGATGAGCCCGGCGACCGGCCGACCGACGACGGCCGGGGTGATGACGGAACCGACGGCGGCGATGACGGCCGCGGCGACCGGGGTCAGGACGATGACGGCCAGGGCGGCGACGACCGGGACGACGACACCGCCGGCTCCGGCGAGCGCGGCTCCGACCGCGACGGCGGCAGCCTGCCGCGCACCGGCTCCGAGCTCGGCGGGCTCGCGATCGGCGCTGCGCTCCTCGCGATCGGCGGCCTCACCCTGCTGATCTCTCGCCGCCGCAGGGGCTGA
- a CDS encoding FCD domain-containing protein has product MAGRPVPVAVREQACAAVRAGRTAADVAAELGVSAASVRRWTARAASGEGLADRPRSGRPRIQDTAAAVVSAVLATAGARIDAPDYSTRAVAVATGLSQSVVSRAMSGLAVGPRSPRFRLVAVVAAYPVLLLGCAEVAASAVRTRGGRAFRRRCAGVTAALGSAGLVRWERQFGATAGPEVPEPARAVLEARGVDRIIAFDPQGALRDSADGDGGRRAGRGCAMGHAEEPAAGRRDGGARLTAVSEHAEFVDTVREALGAVDAIPGALLTALAARVSRGLEGLVWIADGADLGTRSAAETRSIAQTTSSESSAAVRDASGDRLPQAGLVPDSHWMPRENLSLTEQLAIALRQEIIDSGYRSGDRIRPRQLASRLGVPQAAVDAAIRRMIDEELLAGGRGGVRIPAVTADDVIDLYAARLVLGAVLLRGLAARPRRHLVPVRQALRRVEAVAALRRGTDVEDADLRFQQELARTSGLEQTARTFESLTRRLRMYISVLLLDYTPATDRIVLDDRRIVRALEAADAAAAVEAWRGKLDNAVRHMAGIAQHRGFDVAAWTRLTAR; this is encoded by the coding sequence GTGGCAGGCAGACCGGTCCCCGTCGCCGTGCGCGAGCAGGCGTGTGCGGCGGTGCGCGCCGGCCGGACGGCGGCGGACGTCGCCGCGGAGCTCGGGGTGTCCGCGGCCTCGGTGCGCCGCTGGACGGCGCGCGCGGCTTCGGGTGAGGGACTCGCCGACCGGCCGCGGTCGGGCCGGCCGCGGATCCAGGACACCGCCGCCGCGGTCGTGTCGGCGGTGCTCGCCACTGCGGGAGCGCGGATCGATGCGCCGGACTACTCGACGCGCGCCGTCGCGGTCGCCACCGGTCTGAGCCAGAGCGTCGTGTCCCGCGCGATGTCCGGACTCGCGGTGGGACCGCGATCGCCCCGGTTCCGGCTCGTCGCCGTCGTCGCCGCCTATCCGGTCCTGCTCCTCGGGTGCGCCGAGGTGGCGGCGTCGGCCGTCCGGACCCGGGGCGGCCGAGCGTTCCGGCGGCGCTGCGCCGGGGTGACCGCCGCCCTCGGCAGTGCGGGCCTGGTGCGCTGGGAGCGGCAGTTCGGTGCGACCGCGGGCCCGGAGGTGCCCGAGCCCGCGCGCGCGGTGCTCGAGGCCCGCGGGGTCGATCGCATCATCGCCTTCGATCCGCAGGGTGCGCTCCGGGACTCCGCCGACGGTGACGGCGGTCGCCGGGCCGGGCGCGGGTGTGCGATGGGCCATGCGGAGGAGCCGGCCGCCGGCCGCCGCGACGGCGGTGCGCGGCTCACCGCAGTGAGTGAGCACGCGGAGTTCGTCGACACCGTGCGCGAGGCGCTCGGCGCGGTCGATGCGATCCCGGGAGCGCTCCTCACCGCGCTCGCCGCACGGGTCTCGCGCGGACTCGAAGGACTCGTCTGGATCGCCGATGGCGCCGACCTCGGCACCCGGAGCGCCGCGGAGACACGATCGATCGCACAGACCACGAGTTCTGAATCGTCTGCCGCGGTCCGCGACGCATCCGGTGACCGGCTGCCGCAGGCCGGCCTCGTCCCCGATTCGCACTGGATGCCGCGGGAGAACCTCTCCCTCACCGAGCAGCTCGCGATCGCACTCCGGCAGGAGATCATCGATTCCGGATACCGGTCCGGTGACCGGATCCGACCGCGGCAGCTCGCCTCGCGTCTGGGGGTGCCGCAGGCCGCAGTCGATGCGGCGATCCGGCGCATGATCGATGAGGAGCTGCTCGCCGGAGGCCGCGGCGGGGTGCGCATCCCGGCGGTCACCGCCGACGACGTCATCGACCTCTACGCCGCCCGCCTCGTGCTCGGTGCAGTGCTCCTCCGCGGCCTCGCCGCCCGCCCCCGCCGTCACCTCGTGCCCGTCCGGCAGGCGCTGCGTCGCGTCGAAGCGGTCGCCGCGCTGCGGCGGGGGACGGACGTCGAGGACGCGGACCTGCGGTTCCAGCAGGAGCTCGCGCGGACCTCGGGCCTCGAGCAGACGGCCCGGACCTTCGAGTCGCTCACCCGGCGGCTGCGGATGTACATCTCGGTGCTCCTGCTCGACTACACCCCTGCCACCGACCGGATCGTGCTCGACGACCGGCGCATCGTCCGCGCCCTCGAAGCCGCGGACGCCGCAGCCGCAGTCGAGGCCTGGCGCGGGAAGCTCGACAACGCGGTGCGGCACATGGCCGGCATCGCCCAGCACCGGGGATTCGACGTCGCCGCGTGGACCCGCCTCACCGCACGCTGA
- a CDS encoding cupin domain-containing protein, producing the protein MSEYAPAIATVQIDNEFTRVTEWRFPPGTETGMHVHEMDYVVVPTVAGTLTVVTPEETFANEIVPGASYTRSVGSEHNVINETDAECAFVEVEFKQRRG; encoded by the coding sequence ATGAGTGAGTACGCACCGGCGATCGCCACGGTCCAGATCGACAACGAGTTCACCCGCGTCACCGAGTGGCGGTTCCCCCCGGGCACGGAGACCGGCATGCACGTCCACGAGATGGACTACGTGGTCGTGCCGACCGTCGCCGGCACGCTGACGGTGGTCACGCCGGAGGAGACCTTCGCCAATGAGATCGTCCCCGGCGCCTCGTACACCCGGTCGGTGGGCAGCGAGCACAACGTCATCAACGAGACGGATGCCGAGTGCGCCTTCGTCGAGGTCGAGTTCAAGCAGCGCCGCGGCTGA
- a CDS encoding SRPBCC family protein — protein MSDQTSITVSRTIDAPAKDIFEILSNPERHHELDGSGFIVSDSKTDRITANGQVFTMNMNGEHMGGEYQTDNHVTGYDEGKLLAWQTAPAGTEPPGWEWVWELEPEGADATRVVHTYAWDKVDPQTAKKIGLPLVSESELEDTLNRLAAAVSGG, from the coding sequence ATGTCGGATCAGACCAGCATCACCGTGTCGCGCACCATCGACGCACCCGCCAAGGACATCTTCGAGATCCTGTCCAATCCCGAGCGCCATCACGAGCTCGACGGATCCGGGTTCATCGTGTCGGATTCCAAGACCGACCGGATCACCGCGAACGGCCAGGTCTTCACCATGAACATGAATGGTGAGCACATGGGCGGGGAGTACCAGACCGACAACCACGTCACGGGCTACGACGAGGGCAAGCTCCTCGCCTGGCAGACCGCGCCGGCGGGCACCGAGCCGCCCGGCTGGGAGTGGGTGTGGGAGCTCGAGCCGGAGGGCGCCGACGCCACCCGGGTCGTCCACACCTATGCGTGGGACAAGGTCGATCCGCAGACCGCGAAGAAGATCGGACTGCCGCTCGTGTCGGAGTCCGAGCTCGAGGACACGCTCAACCGGTTGGCCGCAGCGGTCTCCGGAGGGTGA
- a CDS encoding bifunctional proline dehydrogenase/L-glutamate gamma-semialdehyde dehydrogenase — translation MLSAPGATPTTPSTTPSTGLTRLTEAAVARVRHWLRISAGTPAARTPAADRLSAVLSDPNGLDFTVGFVDRVVGTDDVRAAADALVDIAQLTPETMSALDRAQIRAGAALAPLAPQLVVPAARARLRSMVGHMVVDARDEPFGKAVAELTADGHRLNINLLGEAVLGEEEADKHLAETRRLLHREDVDYVSVKVSSIASQVSMWAFDETVDYVVDRLLPLYREAASSPAGSRFINLDMEEYQDLELTLAVFMRILSDPELSGLEAGIVLQAYLPDALGAMQRLSEFASARVAAGGAGIKVRLVKGANLAMERVHAEVAGWELTTCGSKQATDANYKRVLHWLFTLERMAGLRIGVAGHNLFDIAFAHELAAARGVTAAVEFEMLQGMAAEQAAAVSADVGELLLYVPAVHPREFDVAISYLVRRLEENSAQENFMSGIFELRNGNAVFRREEDRFRASVDDLAALLADAGDTPPGPNRRQDRSAEYTSDAVLGAFANEPDTDPSLPANQSWARGLMEEATAPGWLDTRPAPEPVDSVEAVDALVETGRRAAAEWRALGAAGRGEVLLRAAVIVAARRGEFLQTMAAEADKNLEQSDPEVSEAIDFIRYYADRALELEEVAGAHFTPDSLVLVTPPWNFPVAIPTGSTVAALAAGAAVVHKPSMPTPHCSALLVECLWQAGVPREVLQLVAPVEGDVGRALVAHPGVDRVILTGASETAALFREFNPELAINAETSGKNALIVTPAADRDLAMADLVHSAFGHAGQKCSAASLAIMVGSTYGSRRYRNQLVDAASSLVVDWPANLSASMGPLTEEPSDKLLRALTTLEPGESWVLEPRQLDDSGRLWSPGIKDGVKPGSFFHLTECFGPVLGLMHADTLAEAMELQNQVDFGLTAGIHSLDAAEVATWLDTVQAGNVYVNRGITGAIVQRQPFGGWKKSSVGLGSKAGGPNYLMLFGDWSDGSVRDEAWLDAARASDRRAWEQEFGRASDPTGLTAEANIFRYLPRAVTVRVTAAALALEVTRTAHAAQLAQTPVTWSVSPDAAAEVRAAVEDAARGAGQPAGSDGPAGASGTAGSTGAVSTGEGGVAIESAAGFAARVESGAYDDGVGARVRMIGAVEPELTGAIAQRPEVAVVDDAVTGSGRVELRYFVQEQAVSMTLHRFGNPSRSFHALAESLCPDRRAG, via the coding sequence ATGCTCAGCGCTCCCGGTGCCACGCCCACCACTCCCAGCACCACTCCCAGCACCGGTCTCACCCGTCTCACCGAGGCCGCCGTCGCCCGTGTCCGACACTGGCTGCGGATCTCCGCGGGGACGCCCGCCGCCCGCACCCCGGCCGCGGACCGGCTTTCGGCCGTGCTCTCCGATCCCAACGGGCTCGACTTCACCGTCGGATTCGTCGACCGGGTCGTCGGTACGGACGACGTCCGCGCCGCCGCCGACGCCCTCGTCGATATCGCGCAGCTCACCCCGGAGACGATGTCCGCGCTCGACCGCGCACAGATCCGGGCCGGCGCCGCCCTCGCTCCGCTGGCCCCGCAGCTCGTCGTGCCGGCCGCGCGCGCCCGCCTGCGCTCCATGGTCGGCCACATGGTCGTCGATGCGCGCGACGAACCCTTCGGAAAGGCGGTCGCCGAGCTCACCGCCGACGGCCACCGGCTCAACATCAACCTCCTCGGCGAGGCGGTCCTCGGTGAGGAGGAGGCCGACAAGCACCTCGCCGAGACCCGCCGCCTGCTCCACCGCGAGGACGTCGACTACGTCTCGGTCAAGGTGTCCTCGATCGCCTCCCAGGTGTCGATGTGGGCCTTCGACGAGACCGTCGACTACGTCGTCGACCGACTGCTCCCGCTCTATCGCGAGGCCGCGTCCTCACCGGCCGGCAGCCGCTTCATCAACCTCGACATGGAGGAGTACCAGGATCTCGAGCTCACCCTCGCGGTCTTCATGCGGATCCTGTCCGACCCGGAGCTCAGCGGGCTCGAGGCCGGGATCGTGCTCCAGGCCTACCTGCCCGACGCCCTCGGTGCGATGCAGCGGCTGTCGGAGTTCGCGAGCGCACGGGTGGCCGCGGGCGGCGCGGGCATCAAGGTCCGCCTGGTCAAGGGAGCGAACCTCGCGATGGAGCGGGTGCACGCCGAGGTCGCCGGCTGGGAGCTCACCACCTGCGGGTCCAAGCAGGCCACCGACGCCAACTACAAGCGGGTCCTCCACTGGCTGTTCACCCTGGAGCGGATGGCCGGGCTGCGGATCGGCGTCGCCGGCCACAACCTCTTCGACATCGCCTTCGCCCATGAGCTCGCAGCGGCCCGCGGGGTCACCGCGGCGGTCGAGTTCGAGATGCTCCAGGGCATGGCCGCGGAGCAGGCCGCCGCCGTGAGCGCCGACGTCGGAGAGCTCCTCCTCTACGTGCCGGCGGTCCACCCCCGGGAGTTCGACGTCGCGATCTCGTACCTCGTCCGGAGGCTCGAGGAGAACTCCGCGCAGGAGAACTTCATGTCCGGGATCTTCGAGCTCCGCAACGGCAACGCCGTGTTCCGGCGCGAGGAGGACCGGTTCCGCGCCTCCGTCGACGACCTCGCCGCACTCCTCGCGGACGCCGGCGACACCCCGCCCGGCCCCAACCGCCGGCAGGATCGGAGTGCGGAGTACACCTCGGATGCGGTGCTCGGCGCCTTCGCCAACGAGCCGGACACCGATCCCTCCCTCCCTGCCAACCAGTCGTGGGCACGCGGACTCATGGAGGAGGCGACCGCCCCCGGGTGGCTCGACACCCGGCCCGCACCGGAGCCCGTCGACTCGGTCGAGGCCGTCGACGCGCTCGTCGAGACCGGACGCCGCGCGGCGGCAGAGTGGCGCGCGCTCGGTGCGGCCGGGCGCGGAGAGGTGCTGCTCCGGGCGGCCGTCATCGTCGCCGCGCGCCGCGGCGAGTTCCTCCAGACGATGGCGGCGGAGGCCGACAAGAACCTCGAACAGTCCGACCCCGAGGTGTCCGAGGCGATCGACTTCATCCGCTACTACGCCGACCGGGCCCTCGAGCTCGAGGAGGTCGCCGGAGCGCACTTCACCCCGGACTCGCTCGTCCTCGTCACCCCGCCATGGAACTTCCCCGTCGCGATCCCCACGGGTTCGACCGTGGCGGCGCTCGCCGCGGGAGCTGCCGTCGTCCACAAGCCGTCGATGCCGACACCGCACTGCTCGGCGCTCCTCGTCGAATGCCTGTGGCAGGCCGGGGTCCCGCGCGAGGTCCTCCAGCTCGTCGCCCCGGTCGAGGGCGACGTCGGCCGGGCGCTCGTCGCACACCCCGGCGTCGACCGCGTGATCCTCACCGGCGCCTCCGAGACGGCCGCGCTGTTCCGGGAGTTCAACCCGGAGCTCGCGATCAACGCGGAGACCTCGGGCAAGAACGCGCTCATCGTCACTCCGGCCGCGGACCGGGACCTCGCGATGGCCGACCTCGTCCACTCTGCGTTCGGCCATGCCGGGCAGAAGTGCTCGGCCGCCTCGCTCGCGATCATGGTCGGGTCCACCTACGGATCCCGGCGCTACCGCAATCAGCTCGTCGACGCGGCGTCCTCCCTCGTCGTCGACTGGCCGGCGAATCTGTCCGCGAGCATGGGACCGCTCACCGAGGAGCCCTCCGACAAGCTGCTCCGCGCGCTCACCACCCTGGAGCCCGGGGAGAGCTGGGTGCTCGAACCCCGGCAGCTCGACGACTCCGGCCGCCTGTGGTCGCCGGGCATCAAGGACGGTGTGAAGCCGGGCTCGTTCTTCCACCTCACCGAGTGCTTCGGACCGGTGCTCGGCCTCATGCATGCGGACACGCTGGCCGAGGCGATGGAGCTGCAGAACCAGGTCGACTTCGGCCTCACCGCCGGCATCCACTCGCTCGACGCCGCCGAGGTCGCGACCTGGCTCGACACCGTGCAGGCCGGCAACGTCTACGTCAACCGCGGCATCACCGGCGCGATCGTCCAGCGTCAGCCGTTCGGCGGCTGGAAGAAGTCCTCGGTGGGCCTGGGGTCCAAGGCCGGCGGCCCGAACTACCTCATGCTGTTCGGCGACTGGTCGGACGGCTCGGTGCGCGACGAGGCCTGGCTCGACGCCGCCCGCGCGAGCGATCGGCGGGCGTGGGAGCAGGAGTTCGGCCGCGCCTCCGACCCCACCGGCCTCACCGCCGAGGCGAACATCTTCCGCTACCTGCCGCGCGCCGTCACCGTGCGCGTCACCGCCGCCGCACTGGCTCTCGAGGTCACCCGCACCGCGCACGCCGCGCAGCTCGCCCAGACCCCCGTCACCTGGTCGGTGTCCCCCGACGCCGCCGCTGAGGTGCGCGCCGCGGTCGAGGACGCCGCCCGGGGTGCCGGGCAGCCGGCAGGGTCTGACGGGCCGGCGGGCGCCTCGGGCACGGCCGGGTCCACCGGTGCGGTTTCCACCGGCGAGGGTGGCGTCGCGATCGAGTCGGCGGCCGGCTTCGCCGCGCGCGTGGAATCCGGCGCTTACGACGACGGGGTGGGCGCACGGGTGCGGATGATCGGCGCGGTCGAGCCCGAACTCACCGGCGCGATCGCGCAGCGCCCGGAGGTCGCGGTCGTCGACGATGCCGTGACCGGCTCCGGCCGCGTCGAGCTCCGCTACTTCGTGCAGGAGCAGGCCGTGTCGATGACGCTCCACCGGTTCGGCAACCCGAGCCGCAGCTTCCACGCGCTCGCGGAGTCGCTCTGCCCCGACCGCCGCGCCGGCTGA
- a CDS encoding acetoacetate--CoA ligase, whose translation MTDRTVLWTPPRERAEASALADYQRWLAREHDVRTSGYAEILEWSVENIEPFWETMWTYFDVIGDRGEGPVLSGDTMPDVRWFAGATCNYAENILRHAATRPDAEAIVGLHEDERRESITWSALRGRVGALAAWLRERGVAPGDTVCAVLPNIPQAAEALLACATVGAVWSVVSPDFGIKGIADRFAQIEPTVLLTVDGYLFNGTEHDLTGTVDDLLEALPTVREHVLVDQLPDAADRAAAAAESRASTTLYSRIVAEPVEPRFEPVEFSHPLWVLYSSGTTGKPKGIVHGHGGVTLEALKANTLQQEAFEGGRHYSAVATTWVVWNLLVNSLLVGATIVTYDGSPVAGVADKQFEICEREKVTNFGTGAAILSMIEKSGVSPAARYNLSSLRSILSTGSPLPDSTWDWVYAHVSPDIHLGSDSGGTDIATGFIGSNPYDPIVRGELQGAYLAVAADSFDPQGRSVTDEVGEFVVTKPMPSMPVKFWNDPDGSRYRAAYFDAYPGVWRHGDWVTKRPGGQYIIHGRSDSTINRGGIRMGSADICQAVDAVEGVQSSMVIGAELSGGDYYMPLFVVPQPGVEVDEELRKAIVARIRSEVSPRYVPDEIIAAPAVPTTRTGKLMEVPIKKIFQGASPDTINRGTAADPEVLDWYVNHARRFAERRSGR comes from the coding sequence ATGACCGACCGCACCGTCCTCTGGACCCCGCCGCGCGAGCGCGCGGAGGCGAGCGCCCTCGCCGACTACCAGCGCTGGCTCGCCCGTGAGCACGACGTCCGCACCTCCGGCTACGCGGAGATCCTCGAGTGGTCGGTGGAGAACATCGAGCCGTTCTGGGAGACGATGTGGACGTACTTCGATGTCATCGGCGATCGGGGCGAGGGGCCGGTCCTCAGCGGCGACACGATGCCCGACGTGCGCTGGTTCGCAGGTGCGACGTGCAACTACGCGGAGAACATCCTCCGGCACGCCGCGACCCGCCCCGATGCCGAGGCGATCGTCGGCCTGCACGAGGACGAGCGCCGCGAGTCGATCACGTGGAGCGCGCTGCGCGGCCGCGTGGGTGCGCTCGCCGCCTGGCTGCGCGAGCGCGGGGTGGCCCCCGGCGACACCGTGTGCGCGGTGCTGCCGAACATCCCGCAGGCCGCCGAGGCCCTGCTCGCGTGCGCGACGGTCGGAGCGGTGTGGTCGGTGGTGAGCCCCGACTTCGGCATCAAGGGGATCGCCGACCGGTTCGCGCAGATCGAGCCGACCGTCCTCCTCACCGTCGACGGCTACCTGTTCAACGGCACCGAGCACGATCTCACCGGCACGGTTGACGACCTCCTCGAGGCACTGCCGACGGTTCGCGAGCACGTCCTCGTCGATCAGCTCCCGGATGCGGCGGACCGCGCGGCCGCCGCAGCGGAATCCCGGGCGAGCACCACCCTGTACTCCCGCATCGTCGCCGAGCCGGTCGAGCCGCGGTTCGAGCCGGTCGAGTTCTCCCACCCGCTGTGGGTCCTCTACTCCTCCGGGACCACCGGCAAGCCGAAGGGGATCGTGCACGGCCACGGCGGCGTCACGCTCGAGGCGCTGAAGGCGAACACCCTGCAGCAGGAGGCGTTCGAGGGCGGGCGCCACTACTCTGCGGTGGCGACCACGTGGGTGGTGTGGAACCTCCTCGTCAACAGCCTGCTCGTCGGCGCGACGATCGTCACCTACGACGGCTCGCCCGTCGCCGGCGTCGCGGACAAGCAGTTCGAGATCTGCGAGCGGGAGAAGGTGACGAACTTCGGCACCGGGGCCGCGATCCTCTCGATGATCGAGAAGTCCGGGGTGTCCCCGGCCGCCCGGTACAACCTGTCCTCACTCCGATCGATCCTGTCGACCGGCTCCCCGCTGCCCGATTCGACGTGGGACTGGGTCTATGCCCATGTGAGCCCCGACATCCACCTCGGCTCCGACTCCGGCGGCACCGACATCGCCACCGGATTCATCGGCTCGAACCCCTACGACCCGATCGTGCGCGGGGAGCTCCAGGGTGCCTACCTCGCCGTCGCCGCCGACTCCTTCGACCCCCAGGGGCGCTCGGTGACCGACGAGGTCGGCGAGTTCGTCGTGACGAAGCCGATGCCCTCGATGCCGGTGAAGTTCTGGAACGATCCCGACGGCAGCCGCTACCGGGCGGCGTACTTCGACGCCTACCCCGGCGTCTGGCGGCATGGAGATTGGGTGACCAAGCGGCCCGGCGGTCAGTACATCATCCACGGCCGCTCGGATTCGACGATCAACCGCGGCGGGATCCGGATGGGCTCGGCCGACATCTGCCAGGCCGTGGACGCCGTCGAGGGCGTGCAGTCCTCGATGGTCATCGGCGCGGAGCTGTCCGGCGGCGACTACTACATGCCGCTGTTCGTCGTCCCGCAGCCCGGAGTCGAGGTCGACGAGGAGCTCCGGAAGGCGATCGTCGCCCGGATCCGGTCCGAGGTGTCCCCGCGCTACGTCCCCGACGAGATCATCGCCGCCCCGGCCGTACCGACCACCCGCACCGGAAAGCTCATGGAGGTGCCGATCAAGAAGATCTTCCAGGGCGCGTCGCCGGACACGATCAACCGGGGCACCGCGGCCGATCCGGAAGTCTTGGATTGGTATGTGAATCATGCCCGGCGCTTTGCCGAGCGCCGTTCCGGCCGATAG